The following DNA comes from Quercus robur chromosome 1, dhQueRobu3.1, whole genome shotgun sequence.
TGTTAGAGAGACTCAATTTTGTTTACAAATGTTTCTCACAAATCAATGAAGTAGTAAATGGTGATTAGAacaataacatttttacaaagatTCGTTgttgaaactatttttattatgtatcaattaaaaaaaaatgagagatattatgtctacaacatttttacaacaaatcacaggtggttagttgttattggttcaaatttgaaactaacactaagattacttttttgtcctaacaataacaaccagtaacaacctgccacttaagatttgttgtaaaaatgttgtagacatatcatttctcaaaaaaaattgtaaaaaagttgTAGTAAAGTGATCATTGTCCCCTATATTACCTTATAATAAGAGCATCCTCATCaaagatttcaaaaaatttagcattgaCTAACTCAAAAacctattttatcaattttaacacctcactttacaatacacccaacatcaaagattttatattttttcccacttccttaaatttttttttttttttaattctcattCACATCTCTTTCACTACCAACAAACCCACtgccactaccaccaccacccacagccacaaccaccaccaccaaccacaacctcaacccccaaccaccaaaataaaaaaaaaaaaaaaaaaaaaaggttcatcCTCATTGTCATCTTCTTCCACGGTGGCGGCTTGACTTTCCTCTCCCCTTCCTCCTTCGCACTATAAATCAAATCAAGACCCACCCCAACCAAATCAagacccaaaatcccaaaatcaaatcaaactcaccccgatttgaacccaccacaaaaccgcAACCAGAACCCATCACAACCTCTCTGATGACCACCACCCCAGCAACccaaccaccacaaacccaTAACCAACGACCTTAACCCATCGGCACAACCAACCTCAACCCACGGCACAAACCCACGGCCTCAACCAACCTCGACCCACGTTCTCAACCAACCCCAACCAGTcaaccaccacaaacccaccaccaacctCAACCCATGACACAACCAACTAGGGCACCACCGAGACCCATCAAGCAACCCACCACCGCCGAACCCACTGAGACCCATCAAGCAAACCTCCACTTGCAGTCGGACCCACCACCGTCGGACCCACAACCCACTTTCAGTCATCAACGACCCCAGCAGACCCACGAGAGGGAGAGtctgagaaagagagatgagagagaacgagaacgagaaagagagagtgagagtgagagtgagagtgattGTCTGAGGAGagagaattaaaaatattaaaaaatgataacacCTTGCTACAACGTGCTCTCAAAAATGAGAGCACACTATAGCaagatgtcaaattttttagGATTTAATATCTTTGATGGAGCTGAGTTTTGTGGTTTCAGATactaaaaatagcattttagcaCTTATAGCATCTTTGATAAAAATGCTCTAACACAAATAAGACCACTTAAACACTAGTCAAGTTATAAGCATGGTTTCTTTTAGCATTGAGAAATACTTTGTTTTACATGTATCCCCATCTTAATATACGCTATTCAAGTCTTTATTAATAGTTGAACTACACAATTCAAAATCTTACCACGTGTAAAAAAGAATCTGAAAGGTAATAAAACAAGTTATGATGGGTAACAGCTGTCAGCATGCCCAAAAGGTTGACTTATGTACACTGTCAACCACTATTACATTGATTTTTGGACTTTGGTCTTTACTTTGGACCACTATGGCAGACAATGACTAAAGCTCTCATAATctatctctcttcctctctcacatTCATATGTCAAGTAGTGGTGTTGTCACAACACCATGGAGTATAGTACAATAAGAGGAAGGTGGGTTGGGTCCACATTAAGGTTATTATAAGCTGCCTTCTTTAGGAAGAAGACCTTCCATGTGACTTGCAGAGTTCCATTGTTGCATTGCATGTATTTATATCCAACATCAGCTCCACACTTAGTGTACTCTGctctctgctctctctctctctctctcaagtttcAACCATGAAGCAAGGCTTTCACTCTAGTGCTCTTATCCTTGCCCTTCTACTATTGCTTCTTTCCTGCTCAAAAATATCTTCCCGTTCCATAGCAAACAAACAAGGTTACCCACAGTTGctgctttcttttcttgttcttctttagGCTAACTATACATTGAATAACTGAAGTTTGGCCCCCTTTTGCAGGACAAGTGGAAGTAAAACTCAATGAAATCGCTTCTGGGGATTCCTTTGCAGACTTGGAAGGCAGTGAATCCATGAATGTatgctcctcctcctccttcttcttcttcttctattgcATGTTTGAATCTATATATGTCTCACATATTGGTTATGTACTTTGCAGCAGCTCATGGGGATGGAAAATTGTAACGAGGGAGATGAAGAATGCTTAGAGAGAAGGGTGCTTTCTGAGGTTCACTTGGACTACATCTACACCCAGCACCATAAGCCTTGAAAGTTGGAGCTTCCAAAAAATAAGTTCCATATGTATTTATTCAATTTCTTCTTAACCAACTATAACACTCAGGAGAGTTACTCGTATGTGTTTAAGGTTGTATTATCTTTTCTTTATGATACGATGTAACTCTCACCTATAATTTAGATATGACTATTTCTATGTATGTAGCTGTTTGTCTTTGTCATCACGAGTTTATAgtcttaaaaattaaactagCCTATCATGGATgggttgtatatatatattgttagaaTGAGAGGATTTGCCTCCTGCTTACTTAAAAAGAGTAAGGAAAAGCGTAAGATTCCTCAAGAGATGTAACCGCTTCCAGATAGTTCCAActtccaaaataaattatatgagAAAAACCGTGCAGAAACTTTCAAAAATTGGTTGGTGAATTTAGGATTAGACATTAAAGCAATTAAATTAGACATTAAAGCAATTAAATACACAGTTGGAAAGTCAAGCACAGTAAATTTCAGCTGCAATTACTTTCCCTAGATGGAAGTTTCAATTATAACAGAGTTTCAGACCTCCTTAAATGCACAAATCGTAATTAATAAGGGGTAAATCACCTTACTGTTTTAGAATTCTAAGTTCCTTATGGGGCTCTTGTAGTTCAGTAGTTCTTTTTAACAGATATACATACACAAAAAGTAACACTCCCTATAAGCATAACTTGGGAATGAAGATATAATGAAAAAGCACATGACAATTTTTACCATAGTTTTGAGATGTTCAATTATGAGCGGTGGAAAGAAGTGATGAGTTCATACCACTCAAAGTTGACCAACTCTCTCACATGGACCCTTCATTTTTGTTCACCACTCACCATTGAACactcatcaaattgtaacaaaagTTACGCTAAAAGATATGATCAAAAGAATAGAGATATAATATATTCTCATCACTCATTTGATGGTAAAGAGAAATGAACAAGGGATATTAAAACAGATAAAAACTCTATGGAAATGCTCTCAGCCCAAAAATTATGTCCAAAGAAATATTTTAACACAGAATTAtatcttatcttttctttctttctttctttttctatttattatcCTTGTCTTTTTCActtgtttagtttttttacGGGAAAACATCAATTTCTCTTTAAATATCATTTCTTTACATGATCATTTGCACTCTTTCAGTCTTTTGTACTCCTAAGCCAACCAAAAGGTTTAAAGGAAAAGGGGTATCTAAACTTATGGGAGGTTATGCATAAACCATATTGAACTTCGAAGTAATTAAAGTGTGATCTAAATAAAAAGGTTCAACAGTTAAATTACTAACTGATAATGATATCCTTCACAATATAAAAACACACCTTAACAAGCACTTATGCTTTGTTTAGTTACCAAgcagaaatagagaaaaatgccaTAACTCTTTTAACACACTTCCACCCCATAAAGCTGTACAATTCTAAACATTCACTCGGTTTTGAGAACCAGACAGTGCTCTAGTATGAAAGTATATCATTCCTAGCTCTGATCGGACTTTCAACTAGAAAAGAAGAATAGATAACTATATTTCAGTGATAGATGAAAAACTTTAATTTGTATGCATAAGAATTGGATAAGGGATCCAATATCTAGATAAGATTTTCCCTCTTAGCTAATGGCAatagattttaataaaatacatCTTCAGTCAGTATATACAATGCCTGTATCTCTCTGGTCCTTCAAAAGAGAcgtatcaaaaacaaaattaagataTAAAGGTAAAGATGACTTATTAAACCATGAATCTCTTCATCAGAGCCACGAAATCATGGTCCACTTTGAATCAGCAGTACCTCCCAACCTGCAATCATAAATTTCGAGTCAGTCATTGGACCCAAAAAGCATCAAAATTTACATGGTTACTGAGTTTTCTTTCGTCAGTAGCACTGAGTAAGATTCCCTTATAAATACCAGATTTACCGAGGCCAAAACTCCAAATGGGCCTAACCATTTACATTCTATCAGTGGAGTACATATAGATATAGTCATGTAAAGCTTTTTCCTCAAAGAAGGATCTGAACTTGATTAATTCTTCCTAAAGAACCTCTTTAACATGGGAGGAAAGATTTTAATATCATTAATTTTATATTCTATCCAAAGCTTGCTCTCTCTTCTCAAAATGAATATACTAGCGAGCATATTTACTGcatgaaaaatgttatgatCACAACAAAATACACAACCTTCCACCACTAGTGGCGAAGGTTGTGTATTTTGTTGACACTGGCATTTTTCTCATTGATAGATATTGTTGGTTACTTTGTTTTGCTTGAGGAAAGATCAATGCGGGGTCCAGTTACAGATTTTTGCTTTCATAATTTTGATAAGATGTTTTGTGTTATATGTCAATACGTTAGCAACTTAGCATAGAGCCTGAATGTCCTTTATCTTAGCCATGAATTATTTACATTTGACGAGGACGTGAAGGGTGTCTTTTGTTCCCTGCTGTAGTTTGAAGACGATTTAAAGCCGAGACACACTTGAGAAGGATACATTCTTATCAAGGAACAACTTACCAAATCTGCATATGACTCAGACCCCACTTTCTATTCAGCTATCTTTTGCTCTTTTCTCTCTGTGCTGGAATGGTGCTTGGCTTTTGAAACATCAAATGGATATTGGGTATCTATTATCACTCATCATCAACAAGATATAGGAAATTCCACGTAAATACAATTCGTTATAATTAATGATACCTCaccattcaaaatttcattagaCCTGCATTCTTCGAAGACAGTATTTTTCTGAAACTGATAATAATACAATATCTCAGTGTCTGATAAGAAACACAAAATTCAAATGAGTATCATTGAAATATTTGAGACTTTCATATAAGTGGAACTAGATACATATCTCCACCTTTTGAGTTCAAATATTTTTAGAACAGAAACCATGCCACAGATTACTACATGAGTTTCGGATAAGTccacaaaaatccaaaatacaagaattatataaaataatacaGTAGTGCATGTGCAGATGCCAGCTAGGCATTGCATAGCCCTATCTTCTTATTTTACCAATTTACAAAGAGATCTACCAAAATGGTGTACACCAGGGAATTGTATGATCCTTTTATCACCCATATTTACCACTATTCCACAAGCATTTCCCAAGTACTCCAGAAAATGGTGTACTTCATGCTCAACTTAGACCTAGAAATAGATGACATATCTAAGCTCATTCTATGTTTCGCTTTAAATTAAGGCAAATtgttaatatattaaattttttcaaaatgatcaatAGATTCAATACTGCCACACATCTATAGCAAGTATACTAATTCTAACTAGCAAAAATATTCTATAGAAGCCAAGTCTATGTCAGACCTAACACCTTTGTAAAATTCCTAGTTACATGTAGTAAGTTCCACCAACTTGTActtgaaataaaattacatgATTTAGAGTTAAGAGATATAAGCAGCAGAGAAACTATGATACAGATGCATATGGAGCCATTAGCAAATGCGTTATGCAGTAGCCAAAGACAACCAATGAGATAAGCAAGTAACCTTACTGTTGGGCAGAGGGCTATTGGGCCAAGTTCAGCATCCTACCAGAGGCAGAGGCCGGGTTGAGTCAAGTCTCATTTGGCCCTTTAGTTCTGGGTTGTCACCCTTTAAGAGAATAAAGTTGTGCTCTTACCATCAACCATAGCTTTTGGTATAGTGAGTAAGCGCTTGGTCCTAACACTTAAAAAGAGGCATTTGATTTGGTGGTGCCTTTTGACTCACCAATGCCCCTGCCCTTCTGTACCCTCCAAAATGAGCTATTCAACCCATACTTAGACGGCTGGCGGTATACTTTGATTTTTTGATATAACCATTCGTTAAATGACCAAATATCAATTGTCAGTATCAGACTAGAACCATTTAAAGCTTCTTTCCAAAGTACAAGACAGTTTCAAAGGATTGTAATGGAGAAAGATACCACTTGCATGTAGAAGATTGTTGgataaattgatatttaaaCCAGGCaaagaattaaatcaatttATATGCTTGACCAACCCAAGCCTTCAAACCTCTAGTTCTCGAGTGTGCTAACATCCTTTGATGACAGGCCAACCAAAGGAAGACACACTAGGATCCTACTTCTATCTCTTCAGAAGCAGGCACTTGGGCTATAGAATATAGAATCCCACCTTCCATTCCATCAACTAGTGTGTTTAATTTTgagcttttttattatatttataggTAGCTAGTTTTGGAAAAGCAGGGCAGTGAGAGGGGAAGAACAGCATATTACCATTAGCTTAAGGCATGTGAGCCACAATTCAATATATCCAAAATTCATGCTTATAAACCATCCCAAATTTAGGCCatcttttttcaaaataagtATAATGAGATGacaacttttcaaaaaaaaaaaaaaacaaaaaaaaaaaaacaaaaacaaaaacaaaaaaacaacacaaaaaaaaaaaacaaaaaacaaaaaagagagttCTGAAACGCATTCTGAGAATGAAAttaaacatttttcacaaaGACGCATTTACTAACATGCCAATGTTTTGCGTACAGAATTTTTATGAGTCAGTCATGCTGGCATCTCAACATCTTACCAGATTCATGTCCTGTATCAATATCTATCATAGATTTCATGCTAAGCCTTAAGTGCTTGGACAAGTCCATTATATGAAATGTCACGTCAAAAGACACAAGGGAACACTTTTATGGAATGTGTACTTTGGGCACAAAAGGTGGCATTTTCAAACTAATTTCTAGCATAAGTTCTTAaccttgaattttttaaaagaacttTTACCAACAGTTATTGAGGCATGGGCCACCACAGACTATATTCAGCCAGACACAGTAATTGAACAAATTAAAAGGCCAGCATACAATCATGAATACATGTGTCTGATAAAACTCAAGGAGTCGTATCTGTCGATAATCTTTTCAGCACATGAGAAGAAGTAAATTACAAGCAGGGTAAATAATGCAGCATGAAATGAAATTCTCATACATTTGATGACATTACTGCCATGGTTAAGGGACATGAATGAAACAGATTGCATAATCATTAGAATAACAAACTTGGCAAGTCATTGCTACACAGTGGGGGCACTGCAAATGAGAATCAGACCCGCAAGAAAGCAAGGAAGTCTTAAGATATCTAAATAAAATAGTGGGTAACTACCCCTTTCTGTACTTACAACGGTCTAGCCCTGTAAGCACACAGCAAAAAACAACATAGAAAGTTAGAAACAACAAACACATGGCAGAAAATATACATAATGATGCAGTCACACTAAACAAGTTATTATCAGCATAAAAAAGTTGATTTCCAGAGTTCATGTCGAACATAATCATCACAAGTGAATCAGGTGATAGCCAGAAAACAGACAAAATAACAATTGGAAAAGGACGTGGCTGTCTTGAGTTGATTTAAGTTAAGAGAAATAATCAAGCCCAACTCACAAGTAATGAAGCAGAAAATAACTAACTGTAAAATCCCATGTCATTTGTTTTGTTCTCTCAATATCAGAAAGGCAAAGTTTTTGACTTTCAATTATTCTTATGATTGAAGCACAGGTTGAGAATATCATCCAATAATGATAATCAAAATTCAAGGGGGaaaattgtgggggaaaaagTAAATGGAGTAGAGCAGTTGGAGACACCTTAAGTAGTTCAGATATAAAACTTACTCATGACAAGATATTTTGTACCAGTCATGCATACGAAGGAATTAAGCTCTTGAACTCAAGAAATGACTAATAGTATTGAGGATTTTAAAAGCAGTGTTTTTTCCAATGAATAATAACATAAAACATAAAGAGGAACAGAcaggatgaaaatatttaattccATCTCCAGCAATTCCTGGCCCCCTTTGAATAAACAAGTATAAGAATCATTCATAGACAGGAGCAAGTAAGAAGGCACCTTCCCAGAGCtgcaaagagaataaaatatcaGAGCAAAACTATATAATTAGATTATCAATACAGCCATGGttcttagtttgatgatattGATGAGTCGCAAGcaaatttcttgaatttgattATACTTCCAAAAAAAGGCTAAGGCCtattaaaaaaagggggggtAAAATTTAAGTCTTTTGCTGTTGGAAACTTAGAGGAGAGTCATTTTACACATTGGAGTAAAAGACTTAAGATGTGGCAAATGGTATGCTAAACGGGAAGGGTCATACTTGGTTAGAAAATTACTTAATAGGAATAACTATCGATTGATGTAGAATGACAGCAGTGAGCATATAAGATCAATAAATGGAAAATACTTAAAAAGTCCTGCACACCTAGCTTCAAGAAAATGAGCATAAACTGctctaattttaaattacaattaaaagaaccaaaaaactGGCTTAAAGCATAAGTACTTATGGAGAGAaatcaaaaatagaaagaagcaCCCTCCAGCCATCTTCTACATATTCCTCGTACTTTGAAATGTCTCGAAGTTGCCTCTCAAGTGTTTCTTCAGTCTTTGGTAGCTCGCTTAACTCTTCACAAACTGTGGCCTTTTGAGTTTGAAGATGATGGAGCTTAGATTGAGCTTCAGTGATTTCTGCATTCAGAACCATAAGCTCCTGCTCCATTTGTTCCCTTCTTTTAACCTTCTCGCTGATTTGCTCCACAAGCACATTTAGTTGAAGCTTATAGGTTTCTCGGGTCTCGATCAACCTCCTCTGTTGGTTCCTCAACTCAATAcattctttctcctttttttgcTTCAACTTCAAATGCTTTGAGGTATTAACCAAGTTATTGCAGAAAAGTCTAAGTACGCTCTGTCTAATTTCGGAGAGAAAAAAGCGATGCTGAAGAAGAATCTTTGATGAAGACTTAAACTTATTAAGAACTTCAGTGTTGAGCAACACTTTCTCAATACCAAGTCTGAAACAGCTATTCAAATCTACCAAAGCCTCTTCTAGCCTCTCTTGAGAAGGTTCAGAAGTTGCACCAGAGGCCGAAGAAGATGAATTTGAAGGCTCATCAAGTGTGAGACAAGTCAATTTGGCCTGCTTGAGTAGATAATTGAGGGTTCCAGCCTCAGTCGAGAATGGTAGAGGTTCTTTTGAGTAAGAGCCCTGCCAATAATATAATTGAATGCTAAGATAACAGACCAAAAGCACaaacataaaagaaacaaagaaaagccATAATTGCTTACCAATGAGTCTAACGGGGTGGATAGCCCAACGTCTGGCTGATCAAGGGCCAAGGGTTCTCTGCCAAGAGTGGCATCAATTCCcccttctttccttcttttctttgctttaatctgcttcttctctttttcttgcctttttctttcttcctcttttttcttctttctcccctctccttttttcttttcgcccttttcttttctttttctttcctcctcTTCATTTTCCTCTGCTACCTTCCTCATGtgctcttctttttcctttgtattCGTTTCTTCCtccttccttctttcttttccttcctgCCTTTGTTCCTCCTCaattttcttcctcttatcttctgcttcttttattttactctcttcttcttctctttgctTTTTCTCAAATGATtcagaaaatttatttttccgttctttttcttcttcttcctttttgctaatcaattcctttttcttcctcccCTCTTCGTCCATATCTCCCGCATCTTCTTTATCCTTCTGtctcttccctttctttttAGGAAGCTCTTCATCaaccttccttttcttttcaaatttgcTCTCATCctcaaatttctttttgatCAAACTCCTATGCTCTtcttcaaattcattttttacttttttaagaGCAGCAATTTGTTTGTCCACCTCCGCCTGCATTTCTACAAGCTTTAAGAGATCAGCCTCAATCTCTGTGACATTATTCTTTTTAGTTCTCCTCTCAGCATCAACTTCTTCCTCAACTTGAAGCTTTCTCTTGGCATCTACCTGTTTTCGCCTTAGGGACCGTCGAGGAGACACTTGTTGAAGAGGCACAGGAGAGAGGACAGTGAAGACCTTCAAGTTGTCACCTTCTGAAGGCTCTTGGTAAGAGGTTGAGATGACATCTACAATATATTAAGGCAATTATTAGTCTCATGAAAAGAAATATCagttcaacaaaaaatttaaaaatatataaataaatcataccTCCAAGTGTTTCCTCGAGAGCAAATGCAGGGCAA
Coding sequences within:
- the LOC126722348 gene encoding uncharacterized protein LOC126722348 isoform X1; translated protein: MARAKRMIERPSVSYEVELAERESSAEQSIEAEANDTARLLADQLSKESEKKKDLLLSTFIPITFTKEVGESSLSSGDPSKHYTLGPAFVGPAPNKFLQYFPSCKNGSPLYQTTYFDWGIWNNIISIASWYHCDQTWSAWVSRMHAILKDKWVDLGICEAICSSQFEMPLNQPLIAALLLFWSPVTNTFHFPEGFMTITIADVVSMLGLSAIGDVPYPGYSPPGVESYHCPTKGSDLGYQAFLKREVRYDDEITFQEECSFYLYWICKFLVCNPSKRILQQFVPLAVALAKRKKLALAPYFVANLYRALYSLTGENLSKSIGGPLWFLQIWAYAYFPILAPIITDYGKSKPINYAQMWMEARYEKGITPTFKRCFEVFFDIHRSRLDFDFMPFFERKFGSKEFLIMSSTMEEPDDMIQQVWGSCLFSRELITYGVKKAGTEIYAPSLVARQFGLVQSIPAPPTWTINDPWNTRIQVPGNILETLAADCEGAVTRFKFRHFQQLPKATDTFNTWWATYMASKNDPGIMKQAVRNHCPAFALEETLGDVISTSYQEPSEGDNLKVFTVLSPVPLQQVSPRRSLRRKQVDAKRKLQVEEEVDAERRTKKNNVTEIEADLLKLVEMQAEVDKQIAALKKVKNEFEEEHRSLIKKKFEDESKFEKKRKVDEELPKKKGKRQKDKEDAGDMDEEGRKKKELISKKEEEEKERKNKFSESFEKKQREEEESKIKEAEDKRKKIEEEQRQEGKERRKEEETNTKEKEEHMRKVAEENEEEERKRKEKGEKKKGEGRKKKKEEERKRQEKEKKQIKAKKRRKEGGIDATLGREPLALDQPDVGLSTPLDSLGSYSKEPLPFSTEAGTLNYLLKQAKLTCLTLDEPSNSSSSASGATSEPSQERLEEALVDLNSCFRLGIEKVLLNTEVLNKFKSSSKILLQHRFFLSEIRQSVLRLFCNNLVNTSKHLKLKQKKEKECIELRNQQRRLIETRETYKLQLNVLVEQISEKVKRREQMEQELMVLNAEITEAQSKLHHLQTQKATVCEELSELPKTEETLERQLRDISKYEEYVEDGWRVLLSIFDFSP
- the LOC126722336 gene encoding putative phytosulfokines 6 isoform X1, with product MKQGFHSSALILALLLLLLSCSKISSRSIANKQGQVEVKLNEIASGDSFADLEGSESMNQLMGMENCNEGDEECLERRVLSEVHLDYIYTQHHKP
- the LOC126722336 gene encoding putative phytosulfokines 6 isoform X2, which translates into the protein MKQGFHSSALILALLLLLLSCSKISSRSIANKQGQVEVKLNEIASGDSFADLEGSESMNLMGMENCNEGDEECLERRVLSEVHLDYIYTQHHKP
- the LOC126722348 gene encoding uncharacterized protein LOC126722348 isoform X2 — its product is MHAILKDKWVDLGICEAICSSQFEMPLNQPLIAALLLFWSPVTNTFHFPEGFMTITIADVVSMLGLSAIGDVPYPGYSPPGVESYHCPTKGSDLGYQAFLKREVRYDDEITFQEECSFYLYWICKFLVCNPSKRILQQFVPLAVALAKRKKLALAPYFVANLYRALYSLTGENLSKSIGGPLWFLQIWAYAYFPILAPIITDYGKSKPINYAQMWMEARYEKGITPTFKRCFEVFFDIHRSRLDFDFMPFFERKFGSKEFLIMSSTMEEPDDMIQQVWGSCLFSRELITYGVKKAGTEIYAPSLVARQFGLVQSIPAPPTWTINDPWNTRIQVPGNILETLAADCEGAVTRFKFRHFQQLPKATDTFNTWWATYMASKNDPGIMKQAVRNHCPAFALEETLGDVISTSYQEPSEGDNLKVFTVLSPVPLQQVSPRRSLRRKQVDAKRKLQVEEEVDAERRTKKNNVTEIEADLLKLVEMQAEVDKQIAALKKVKNEFEEEHRSLIKKKFEDESKFEKKRKVDEELPKKKGKRQKDKEDAGDMDEEGRKKKELISKKEEEEKERKNKFSESFEKKQREEEESKIKEAEDKRKKIEEEQRQEGKERRKEEETNTKEKEEHMRKVAEENEEEERKRKEKGEKKKGEGRKKKKEEERKRQEKEKKQIKAKKRRKEGGIDATLGREPLALDQPDVGLSTPLDSLGSYSKEPLPFSTEAGTLNYLLKQAKLTCLTLDEPSNSSSSASGATSEPSQERLEEALVDLNSCFRLGIEKVLLNTEVLNKFKSSSKILLQHRFFLSEIRQSVLRLFCNNLVNTSKHLKLKQKKEKECIELRNQQRRLIETRETYKLQLNVLVEQISEKVKRREQMEQELMVLNAEITEAQSKLHHLQTQKATVCEELSELPKTEETLERQLRDISKYEEYVEDGWRVLLSIFDFSP